The Bacteroidota bacterium nucleotide sequence GTCATAGTTCCGGAAGGGCAGAAGATCGCAGATTCCTTCCCAAATAGTTTTGCAACCTTTTCTTCCAGTTCATTTACAGTTGGATCATCACCGAAAACATCGTCACCAACTTTTGCAGTAAACATTGCGTCAAGCATTGCTTTTGTCGGACGTGTAACTGTATCACTGCGAAGATCAATTTCCATATAGCTCATTTTCGAATTTTAAGCAAATATAACAATTTAACTTACACCAGTTTACTAAACTATTTGTCTCATAATTAATATTATGTTAAGTAATAACAAAAAATAATAAGGAAGATTTTATAAATCATCTTCCCTATTGCTCTTAAGACGAAGCGGATCATGATTATTTTAGCTGATCGATTCGTGCCTTTATTTCAGTGGCCTTTTCCAACATCCCTAAGCGCGCGTAAATTTCCCGTAAAGAATTCAGTGCATTTATATCGTCAGGATGCAGATTAATAGCTATTTCAAGATAAGGAATAGCTTTCTTCAACATTCCATCAGCCTTAGCTTTTAAGGTATCGTAGCGTTTATCAATGAATGGTAGTGAATTGGCATATTGAATGATTTCTGAAGCTTTATTAACGTACAATGCTCCAAGGTTATAATTAGCATCATAATATACCGAATCTAATCCGATTGCAGTTATATACGATTTTTCAGCTTCAAGGAATGCATCATTCCTAACCTCTTCAGTTTTGGTAGTGTCATCCACAATGATGTTATACTGAGCTCCTACGGCAAAGTAAATAGTCGGATTATTCTTCTCCTTTTGTAATGCCACTTTTAGATTTGCAAGAGCTTTTTCAGAATTTCCCATACTTAGATACAAGTTAGTTTCTGTAATGATGATATTGAAATCATCTGGGTATCTTTCTCTACCTAATTTGATGATTGTCAAAGCTTTTTCATTATTACCCTCTCCTCTAAATACATTTGTTAAGGAAACATAGATAAGTGGTTGATTAAAATTAAGTCCTATCAGGGTACCATAAAGTTCTTCGGCCCCTTTATTATCTTTACCGTATTCAGCGCATATAGCAGCATTGTATGTCGCCAGAGAATCGAAGCCTCCGAAGCTTTCATTTATCTCCTTTGATGTCAGAAAAGCATTCTTGGACTGAATAAATTCATCCTTATTGAAATAACTTACAGCCTTGTTATAAAACTGTTCTGCAACAATAAGCATATTGATTTGCAACTCATTTTTAAACTCCTCTTTAGTATCCAGAGTTTTGGTTTTCTTATAGGCATCATAGGCAATATCGAGAGCATTATCTGAGAGTTTCTTATACTCCTCATTTGGTGACATATATATATTAAGATATACATTACCAAGGTAAAACCATGTTTTTGCTTTATTACTTGTTGATTCATTCACAGATGCCGCATCAATAGCGGTCTTGGCTTTGTCAAGTTTACCATTTTTTAAATAATTATAAGCACTTTGTACTTTCGGACTTTGTCCAAAAACCATTGTCATATAAAATGCCATGACAATCAGGCATACGATTTTTTTCATATTTATAAATTTAAGATCACTTCGAATATGGAGTGGCAAATATAAAAATTACCGGAGAATTAAACGAAATCCATGCCATTTTTCTCTTTTTCATCGCTAATTATGGCATCATCGCTGATTGGAGGGGCGTCATTTCCTGGCGACTCATCAGGCTCAATACCACCTTCTTTTTTATTTTCTTCAACATCGACCTTTGTAATGGCTGCGATGGCATCGCCGTAACGTAAGCCAATGAGTTTTACGCCTTGTGTAGCTCTGCCAATGACAGGGATGCTTGATACAGCCAGGCGAATAATAAGACCAGATTTGTTGATGATCATCAGGTCATCAGAATTCTGTACATTATTGATTGCGATAAGGTTGCCCGTTTTTTGGGTAATATTAATGGTTTTCACGCCTTTTCCTCCCCTGTTTGTAACACGATAGTCTTCAAGTTTAGACCTTTTCCCGTAACCATTTTCTGAAACCACCAGAATCTCATATGTGTCATTTTCAAGACATATCATGCCTACAACTTCATCTTCACGACCAGAAGGCTTAATACCCCTTACACCAGAGGCATTCCTACCCATGGGTCTGACCTTGGATTCATTGAAACGAATAGCTCTTCCCGACCGTAATGCCATGATCACTTCATTGCTTCCATTGGTCAGCCGTGCTTCGATCAGTTGATCGTTTTCTTTTATTTTAATGGCATTTATTCCATTTTGCCTTGGCCTTGAATAGGCTCTCAGGGATGTTTTTTTAATAGTTCCATGCTTTGTGGCCAGTATAATGAAATTATTATTGATGTAATCGTCGTCTTTTAGATCCCTGACATTAATATATGCCCTTACTTTATCATCCGGCTGGATACTTATCAGATTTTGAATAGCTCTGCCTTTGGACGATTTTGTTCCTTCTGGGATTTCAAATACACGCAACCAATAGCAACGGCCATTTTCAGTAAAGAAGAGCAAATAATTATGTGCAGAAGCTATGAATAAATGCTCAATAAGGTCTTCCTCACGAATCTCTGTTCCTTTGGCTCCCCTTCCACCACGGTGCTGGACCTTGTATTCTCGCAGAAGTGTCCTTTTAATATAGCCCATATGAGAAATGGTGATCACATAATCTTCATTTTCGATGATATCCTCAATTCTCAGATCCCGACCAGAATAAATAATATCCGTACGGGTATCATCACCATATTTTTCTTTTATCTCAAGAAGTTCTTCTTTAATGATGGCCATTCTTAGATTTTCATCGGACAGCACATCTTTATGATGTTGTATGAGATTAATAAGTTCATCATATTCTTCTCTGATCTTTTCACGTTCTAAACCTGTAAGTCTCTGCAATCTCATATCCAGAATTGCTTTTGCCTGGATTTCAGAAAGGCTGAACTGTTCTATCAAGCCATTACGTGCTTCTTCAGGAGTTCGGGATGCGCGGATAAGATTAATTACTTCGTCCAGATGATCCAGTGCAATAAGCAATCCTTCAAGTATATGCGCTCTTTTTTCAGCTTCCCTTAGTTCATACTCTGTCCTAAGCGTGACCACTTCATGCCTGTGATCAACAAAATACACAATAAGCTGTTTTAAATTCAATAATTTGGGCCGGCCATTGACTAAAGCAATATTATTGACATTGAAAGAAGTTTGCAAAGGGGTAAATTGATATAATTTATTAAGAACAACATCGCTTATAGCATCTCTTCTAAGTTCATATACAATTCTGAGCCCATTACGGTCCGATTCATCCCGGATGTCAGTTATCCCTTCAATTTTCTTTTCCCCGATCAAATCAGCTGTCCGTTTGATCATGTCCGATTTATTTAACTGGTATGGGATAGATGTCACTATAATGTGTTCCCTACCATTCGGATCCTGCTCGATTTTAGCTTCTCCACGCATAATGATCTTGCCACGTCCTGTTTCATAGGCTTCCCTGACACCTTCATATCCATAAATAATTCCGGCAGTCGGAAAATCAGGCCCCTTGATATAATTCATCAGTTCTGGTATCGTAATTTCCCTATTCTCGATATAAGCAATAATGCCATCAACCACTTCTCGTAAATTATGCGGGGGCATATTGGTAGCCATCCCGACAGCTATTCCGGAAGCGCCATTTACAAGCAGATTTGGGATTTTTGACGGAAGTACAGTAGGCTCGACTAAGGAATCATCGAAATTGGGTTTCATAATAACAGTATCCTTCTCGATATCATTCAGCATTTCTTCTGCTATCTTCCGAAGTCGTGCTTCAGTGTATCTCATTGCAGCCGGGCTGTCACCGTCGATAGATCCAAAGTTACCCTGTCCGTCGATCAAAGGATATCGTAATGACCAATCCTGTGCGAGCCTGACCATAGCATCATATACTGATGTATCTCCATGTGGATGGAATTTACCTAAGACCTCCCCTACTATTCTGGCAGATTTTTTATAGGCACGGTTTGATAAAACACCCAGTTCAAGCATTCCAAAGAGAACTCTGCGATGAACTGGCTTCAAGCCATCACGTACATCTGGCAGTGCACGTGACACAATGACAGACATTGCATAATCAATGTAAGCCGACTTCATCTGGTCTTCTATGTTAACCCTTAAAATCTTCTCACCTTCTATCATCTTCTTTTCTTAATTCACTCAATATTAATTAATTGTAATAATTTATAGCATTACGAATGTACAATTTTTTTTGCTACCTGAATTTTTTTTAAATGTCTTTTCTTACTAACACGAATTTGTTGATAATTATTGTATTACTGACTAATTAGGCACTGTAACTTATTATCGGATGACAACGTATTGAGGATGAATTATCAAACAATATGACTGCTCATTTGTTTAATGTTTGTATTTTTGTTGGGAATAGATTTTGATAGGTTCCAATTAATCTGCCTGAAATTAAAAGCAGATAACTGGAAAAAATCAGTATTAAGAATTTTTTATTATTGAATGGAAGCAAAATTCTCACAAAGGGTTAAGGATGTTCTGACCTACAGCCGTGAAGAGGCATTACGTTTGGGGAATGATTATATTGGTGTTGAACATTTACTTCTTGGAATGATCAGAGAAGGTGAAGGACAGGCTATTCAAATACTGACCTACCTCGGCATTGACACCAATGAGATAAAAAACAGGATAGAGCAATCTATTGTCAATAAGGGTAAGCATACTCCTGAAATCGAAAACATTCCTCTTGTCAAGCAGGCTGAGCGAGCATTGAAGATCACTTATCTGGAGGCTAAACTTTTTAGCAGTGAGCTTATCGGGACTGAGCATTTGTTACTTGCTATATTAAAGGATGAGGATAATCTGGTCACAAAATTGCTTCATAATTATAACATCGATTACGAAACAATAAAGGAAGAACTTAAGTCATTCAATACTGATAAAGGATTTCCGTCAAAACAGGAGCCAACTGATGAATTACCAGGGGGAACGGCCGATGATGATGCAGAAGATGGCAGCAAAGGGTTGAGTAACAGTCTGCGGAAATTATCAGATTCAAAGTCCAAGACTCCTGTACTTGATAACTTCGGCAGAGATGTGACCAAAGCTGCTGAGGAGAATCGTCTTGACCCAATAGTAGGACGTGAAAAAGAGTTGGAACGTATAGCTCAGATATTAAGCCGGCGGAAAAAAAACAATCCTATCCTGATCGGCGAGCCTGGAGTTGGTAAATCAGCTATCGTTGAGGGCCTTGCAATCAGAATCGTTAGCAAAAAGGTTTCCCGGGCATTGTTCAACAAACGTGTTTTTACTTTAGACTTGGCCTCGCTGGTTGCCGGAACAAAATACCGGGGACAATTTGAAGAGCGAATGAAAGCCGTGCTGAATGAGCTGGAGAAAAATCATGACATCATTCTTTTCATAGATGAAATCCACACAATTGTCGGAGCCGGCAATGCATCAGGTTCGCTCGATGCATCGAATATGTTTAAACCTGCACTATCCAGAGGTGATATACAGTGTATTGGTGCAACAACTCTTGACGAATATCGTCAGTACATCGAAAAAGATGGAGCACTCGAACGCCGCTTTCAAAAAATACTTGTTGATCCGACTTCTCCGGAAGAAACAGTTGAAATTCTCAATAATATCAAAGAAAAATATGAGGATCACCACCTGGTCAAGTATACCCCTGATTCAATCAAGTCCTGTGTATCTCTTACCAACAGATATATGACTGATCGTTATTTACCAGATAAAGCTATTGACGCTCTCGACGAAGCAGGTGCAAGAGTCCATATAAAAAATATTAATGTTCCGGATGAAATAATTCAAATTGAAACTGATATTGAAGACACTAAACAGAAAAAAACAAAAGCCATAAACAGCCAAAAATTTGAAGAAGCAGCGAAACACAGGGACATCGAAAGAAGATTACAGGATGACCTCGAGAGGGCGAGAAAGAAGTGGGAAGAAGAATCCAAAATAAACCGGCAAGTAGTGGATGCAGAAAATGTTGCTGAGGTCGTGGCAATGATGACCGGAATCCCCATTCAACGTATCGCACAAAATGAAAGTGCGCGTTTGGTGAGAATGGAATCAGAACTCGAGAATTCAGTCGTTGGACAAACGGAAGCTATCAAAAAGGTTGTCAGGGCAATACGACGAAACAGAGCTGGATTAAAAGATCCCAATAAACCTATCGGTAGCTTTATTTTTTTAGGTCCAACCGGCGTTGGTAAAACCCACCTCGCAAAAGTCCTTGCTGAATTTCTCTTCGATTCAACCGATGCACTGGTGAGGATAGATATGAGCGAATATATGGAAAAATTTGCTGTTTCCAGACTTATAGGCGCTCCTCCGGGATACGTGGGATATGAAGAAGGTGGGCAACTTACAGAAAAAATAAGACGTAAACCCTACTCAATAGTTCTTCTCGATGAAATTGAGAAAGCTCATCCGGATATTTTCCATTTACTCCTTCAGGTCCTTGATGATGGTCTTCTCACAGACAGTCTGGGACGCCGTGTCGATTTCAAGAATACGATTATCATCATGACATCAAATATCGGTTCCAGGCAACTTAAAGACTTTGGACAGGGTGTCGGTTTTGCAACGGATGCAAGGAAATCAACTACTGTTGACTTTGCAAAAAGTGTCATCGAAAATGCCTTGAAAAAGACTTTTGCTCCTGAATTTCTTAATCGTATAGATGATGTCGTTATTTTTGAGCCTCTTGAACGTGATGATATCCATAAAATTATTGATATTGAACTCCGTTACCTGTTCGAAAGAGTAAACACCATTGGTTTTATGATCAGTGTAACTGAAAAAGCCAAAGACTTTATTCTTGATAAGGGTTGGGATGCACAATTTGGTGCACGCCCCTTGAAACGGGCGATTCAAAAATATATCGAAGATCCTTTGGCTGAAGAAATCATTAAAACCGAGCTCTCTGAAGGTTCTATTATTATTGTAGATTACGACAGTGTTAAAGAAGATACTGTTATAAACATTTCTAAACCTGTTCCAAATACTGAACAGGCATAGCAGCCGACTTATATGGATAATAAGAATCGTTTGCAAGGCGGTGAATTTCTGATCAAAGAAACTGACTCAAAAGATATCTTCATACCGGAAGAAATCAATGAGGAACAAAAAATGATCATTCAGACCTGCGAGGATTTTCTGAAGACTGAAGTCTTTCCTATTCTTGACCGTATCGATAACCAGGAAAAGGGTTTGATGCGTGAGCTTATCAAAAAAGCCGGTGAACTTGGACTCTTAGGAATTTCAATACCTGAGGAGTATAATGGTTTCGATCAGTCATTTACGACATCAATGCTCGCCAGTGAAGCTATGGGTTCAGGATATTCTTTTTCGGTAGCTTATTCTGCCCACACTGGTATTGGTTCGATGCCTATTTTATATTATGGCAATGAAGAGCAAAAAATGAAGTACCTACCCAAACTGGCTTCCGGAGAATGGGCTGCTGCTTATTGTTTGACTGAACCCAATGCAGGATCTGACGCAAATTCGGGGAAATCAAGGGCTGCGCTCTCTGAGGACGGTAAATATTATATTCTCAATGGTCAGAAAATGTGGATAACAAATGGAGGCTTTGCTGACGTGCTGACCGTCTTTGCCAAAATTGACAATGATAGAGTGCTCAGTGCTTTTATCGTCGACAGGGATTTAAATGGCGTTATCATAAATCCTGAAGAAAAAAAAATGGGCATCAAGGGATCTTCTACCGTTCAAATCTTTTTTAATGATGCCAGAGTGCCTGTTGGGAATCTTCTTGGGAAACGAGGTGAGGGGTTCCGAATAGCTCTCAATATCCTGCATATGGGAAGGATTAAACTTGGTGGAACAGTATTAGGTGCTGCTAAAAGAGCCATAACTCAATCGGTTAACTATGCCAATGAGAGAAAACAGTTTGGCAGACTCATAAGCAGTTTTGGCGCTATAAAATTCAAACTGGCTGAACAGGTCATCAGGACTTTTGCAACTGAATCAGCTGTTTACAGAGCAAGTAAAAATGTTGACGATGCTATAGAAGAACTTATTGGACAAGGATTTCCGAAACCCAAAGCTACTATTGAAGGAATTGCACAATATGCTATAGAAGCGGCACTCCTGAAGGTTTATGGTTCTGAAGCCCTCAACTATGTTGTTGATGAGGCAGTTCAGATATTCGGAGGAATGGGATTCTCTTCTGAAACAGACGTTGACAGGGCTTACAGGGATTCACGAATTAACAGAATATTTGAAGGCACTAATGAAATCAACAGGCTTCTTGTCGCTGACACAACCATAAAAAAAGCGTTGAGGGTCGGTTTTGACGTGGTGCGTTATGCTAATCATATCCTTAAGGAGATGGA carries:
- a CDS encoding ATP-dependent Clp protease ATP-binding subunit; translation: MEAKFSQRVKDVLTYSREEALRLGNDYIGVEHLLLGMIREGEGQAIQILTYLGIDTNEIKNRIEQSIVNKGKHTPEIENIPLVKQAERALKITYLEAKLFSSELIGTEHLLLAILKDEDNLVTKLLHNYNIDYETIKEELKSFNTDKGFPSKQEPTDELPGGTADDDAEDGSKGLSNSLRKLSDSKSKTPVLDNFGRDVTKAAEENRLDPIVGREKELERIAQILSRRKKNNPILIGEPGVGKSAIVEGLAIRIVSKKVSRALFNKRVFTLDLASLVAGTKYRGQFEERMKAVLNELEKNHDIILFIDEIHTIVGAGNASGSLDASNMFKPALSRGDIQCIGATTLDEYRQYIEKDGALERRFQKILVDPTSPEETVEILNNIKEKYEDHHLVKYTPDSIKSCVSLTNRYMTDRYLPDKAIDALDEAGARVHIKNINVPDEIIQIETDIEDTKQKKTKAINSQKFEEAAKHRDIERRLQDDLERARKKWEEESKINRQVVDAENVAEVVAMMTGIPIQRIAQNESARLVRMESELENSVVGQTEAIKKVVRAIRRNRAGLKDPNKPIGSFIFLGPTGVGKTHLAKVLAEFLFDSTDALVRIDMSEYMEKFAVSRLIGAPPGYVGYEEGGQLTEKIRRKPYSIVLLDEIEKAHPDIFHLLLQVLDDGLLTDSLGRRVDFKNTIIIMTSNIGSRQLKDFGQGVGFATDARKSTTVDFAKSVIENALKKTFAPEFLNRIDDVVIFEPLERDDIHKIIDIELRYLFERVNTIGFMISVTEKAKDFILDKGWDAQFGARPLKRAIQKYIEDPLAEEIIKTELSEGSIIIVDYDSVKEDTVINISKPVPNTEQA
- the gyrA gene encoding DNA gyrase subunit A, whose protein sequence is MIEGEKILRVNIEDQMKSAYIDYAMSVIVSRALPDVRDGLKPVHRRVLFGMLELGVLSNRAYKKSARIVGEVLGKFHPHGDTSVYDAMVRLAQDWSLRYPLIDGQGNFGSIDGDSPAAMRYTEARLRKIAEEMLNDIEKDTVIMKPNFDDSLVEPTVLPSKIPNLLVNGASGIAVGMATNMPPHNLREVVDGIIAYIENREITIPELMNYIKGPDFPTAGIIYGYEGVREAYETGRGKIIMRGEAKIEQDPNGREHIIVTSIPYQLNKSDMIKRTADLIGEKKIEGITDIRDESDRNGLRIVYELRRDAISDVVLNKLYQFTPLQTSFNVNNIALVNGRPKLLNLKQLIVYFVDHRHEVVTLRTEYELREAEKRAHILEGLLIALDHLDEVINLIRASRTPEEARNGLIEQFSLSEIQAKAILDMRLQRLTGLEREKIREEYDELINLIQHHKDVLSDENLRMAIIKEELLEIKEKYGDDTRTDIIYSGRDLRIEDIIENEDYVITISHMGYIKRTLLREYKVQHRGGRGAKGTEIREEDLIEHLFIASAHNYLLFFTENGRCYWLRVFEIPEGTKSSKGRAIQNLISIQPDDKVRAYINVRDLKDDDYINNNFIILATKHGTIKKTSLRAYSRPRQNGINAIKIKENDQLIEARLTNGSNEVIMALRSGRAIRFNESKVRPMGRNASGVRGIKPSGREDEVVGMICLENDTYEILVVSENGYGKRSKLEDYRVTNRGGKGVKTINITQKTGNLIAINNVQNSDDLMIINKSGLIIRLAVSSIPVIGRATQGVKLIGLRYGDAIAAITKVDVEENKKEGGIEPDESPGNDAPPISDDAIISDEKEKNGMDFV
- a CDS encoding acyl-CoA dehydrogenase family protein; this translates as MDNKNRLQGGEFLIKETDSKDIFIPEEINEEQKMIIQTCEDFLKTEVFPILDRIDNQEKGLMRELIKKAGELGLLGISIPEEYNGFDQSFTTSMLASEAMGSGYSFSVAYSAHTGIGSMPILYYGNEEQKMKYLPKLASGEWAAAYCLTEPNAGSDANSGKSRAALSEDGKYYILNGQKMWITNGGFADVLTVFAKIDNDRVLSAFIVDRDLNGVIINPEEKKMGIKGSSTVQIFFNDARVPVGNLLGKRGEGFRIALNILHMGRIKLGGTVLGAAKRAITQSVNYANERKQFGRLISSFGAIKFKLAEQVIRTFATESAVYRASKNVDDAIEELIGQGFPKPKATIEGIAQYAIEAALLKVYGSEALNYVVDEAVQIFGGMGFSSETDVDRAYRDSRINRIFEGTNEINRLLVADTTIKKALRVGFDVVRYANHILKEMDITEKDIKGIGYYEEKKKYLKNFKRAALLLLGIISEKFHRNLADEQMLLMNISDIIMPIYAAESSLLRVEKLEKIRGTESVRIYRDIIDVYIYDTAHHIFKSGIDAVNSCSEDCAREIMIERIELFTKIAPVNVKAARLRIAEKLIEDNRYSF